The genomic window TGACTTATTTCCACTCCATCCAAGTTTCGACTGTGGCTGTGGGGATGTTGTCCCTTTTCACTTATCCAGTGTTTTCTGCTATCCTTGAACCTTTGTTTGGTGGGAAAAGACCTGATCCTTTTGCTTTCTTTTTGGCCTGTTTTTCCTTTTTTGGTCTCTTTCTCATTGTACCTGATTTTTCCTTTGACAACCAAATGTTCCAAGGAGTGGTTTGGGGAGTTGTCTCTGCGGTTCTTTATGCCATTCGCAATTTACTGACCAAAGAAATGCATGTCCATTATCCGAGTGCCCAAATTTTGTTTACCCAACTGATTGCCACTAGCATTGTTCTCCTGCCTTTTGCGAGTGGACTTTTTGAGATGATTTCTGAACCCAAATACCTTCTCTTTCAGGTGGTGCTTGCCGGGATCTTTACCTCACTTGCCCATACCATTTGGATTCGTAGTCTTTCCAATTTATCTGTGACCACAGCAGGGACTTTATCTACCTTAAGCCCCATTTACGGAAGTTTGGCGGCTTGGTACTTCCTCGGTGAGGTGCCTCCCGATAGGATTTGGCTCGGTGGTGGGGTGATTTTGTTTTGTGCGATATTAGAGGTGTTTCGAAAAAAAGCGGAAGGGGAAAAAAGGGAAGAGGTGGGTTAGTTTTTTTGCCAAACTAAAAATCGATATCCCCCATCGAAGAAATCTTCTTCTAGAATATTCCCATATTTTTTTAACCAAATCCCATTCTTTAAATCGTTTTCCAGCCGTTCTAAAATTTGATTGAGTGTACTCGTTTCTAAGCTTGCTAAAGGAGAAATTCCGGCCCTGAAAGTTTCGTTTAGATAAAGGGTAGGGTTTTTCCAAGCGGAAGCAAAAAAGTAATCGGTAAGATGATCGGGCAATAGGTAATCAATTATTTTTACATTCGCTTTGGTTACACGTTCGATCATCGATTTAAAATCATGAATCGGTAGATAAGTGGAAACGGATTTCTCAAAAACAATTTGAAAGTAATCAAATAACCAAGATTGTTTACTGACGATCGAAGGATCCCCCGCAAAAATAACCGCAAAGTGTTTGGGTTTCAGAATGCGGTTCATCTCAAGAATTGCTTTTTCCAGATCATTGAAATGGTGTGATGCTAGTATAGAAATGATTCCATCGAAACTACTGGTAGGAAGGGGAATTTCTTCGGCTGAACCTTTGATCCATTTGATATTTGTATTTTCTGCGGCCTGAGCCATCATGATTCCTGACGGCTCGACTGCCGTTACATGATGACCTTTAGAAGAAAAAAAATGGGAATAGTTTCCTGTCCCTGCTCCCACATCCAGTAGAGAAGCTCTCTCTAGTTTTAAGCAAAGGTTTTCTTCGCTAAGGGAAGCAATGTGTAAGTCAGCCTTTCTTGTTTTGTTGTAGCTCGTTCCGATTCTATCGTAAATTTCCATATATTCTAATAAACTTATGTGCTGGTTTGTGGGTTAGGCTTCTGGGGAGACGGGTTGTTAGGCGCCATGTCAGATATTTAGTAACTGTATGTGATTGTCACATTCATTTATTATATACTGAGGAACAAGTTGATATTTTCTTGGGTT from Leptospira brenneri includes these protein-coding regions:
- a CDS encoding DMT family transporter, whose protein sequence is MTILIMGNVTLFAKLLPFPAVTIISGRALFSVILLGVFFLLRGKSVSYRSFKDFLSVFGIGIIFALHWVTYFHSIQVSTVAVGMLSLFTYPVFSAILEPLFGGKRPDPFAFFLACFSFFGLFLIVPDFSFDNQMFQGVVWGVVSAVLYAIRNLLTKEMHVHYPSAQILFTQLIATSIVLLPFASGLFEMISEPKYLLFQVVLAGIFTSLAHTIWIRSLSNLSVTTAGTLSTLSPIYGSLAAWYFLGEVPPDRIWLGGGVILFCAILEVFRKKAEGEKREEVG
- a CDS encoding class I SAM-dependent methyltransferase, coding for MEIYDRIGTSYNKTRKADLHIASLSEENLCLKLERASLLDVGAGTGNYSHFFSSKGHHVTAVEPSGIMMAQAAENTNIKWIKGSAEEIPLPTSSFDGIISILASHHFNDLEKAILEMNRILKPKHFAVIFAGDPSIVSKQSWLFDYFQIVFEKSVSTYLPIHDFKSMIERVTKANVKIIDYLLPDHLTDYFFASAWKNPTLYLNETFRAGISPLASLETSTLNQILERLENDLKNGIWLKKYGNILEEDFFDGGYRFLVWQKN